One region of Drosophila teissieri strain GT53w chromosome 2L, Prin_Dtei_1.1, whole genome shotgun sequence genomic DNA includes:
- the LOC122611485 gene encoding uncharacterized protein LOC122611485, translating into MSMWRSIGTKTRSGVVPSFASVVCHRAFAKDHNPSPKCSNDSGKGCGNFTACGDPRYAKKPAPKKEDSFQFHHLVKSPPECCIDPCAERFPPYDQCYYKISDKATRKYQVTWVECPPIQIKPKKICCYEAGARPPIPRRKRKAFVVSADCPTNVECPTEEGLCPRIKMPGCKAVDNVSCHVVRRKTDCVKVKAPYPSFSECTHPPLRKPRAIECNCLDVPSSCDLIRELKRLEGNPRKPNCGSSRG; encoded by the coding sequence ATGTCTATGTGGCGCAGTATAGGAACGAAAACCCGAAGTGGAGTAGTACCCAGCTTTGCGAGCGTGGTCTGTCACCGCGCCTTCGCAAAGGACCACAATCCATCTCCCAAGTGCAGCAACGATTCTGGAAAGGGCTGCGGGAATTTCACCGCTTGTGGCGACCCCCGGTACGCGAAGAAACCAGCGCCTAAGAAGGAAGACAGCTTCCAGTTCCACCATTTGGTAAAGTCGCCGCCGGAGTGCTGCATCGATCCCTGTGCGGAACGGTTCCCTCCGTACGACCAATGCTACTACAAGATCTCAGACAAGGCCACGCGCAAGTACCAAGTCACCTGGGTAGAGTGTCCGCCCATCCAGATTAAGCCCAAGAAGATCTGCTGCTATGAGGCGGGAGCTCGGCCGCCGATCCCGCGGCGCAAGCGCAAGGCTTTTGTGGTCTCCGCCGACTGCCCCACGAATGTCGAATGTCCCACGGAAGAGGGACTCTGCCCTAGAATCAAAATGCCCGGCTGCAAGGCCGTAGACAATGTCTCCTGCCACGTCGTTAGACGAAAGACTGACTGCGTGAAGGTCAAGGCCCCCTATCCTTCGTTCTCGGAGTGCACCCACCCACCGCTTCGCAAGCCTCGGGCCATCGAATGCAACTGCCTAGACGTTCCCAGCTCCTGCGACCTCATTCGTGAGCTGAAGCGGCTTGAGGGAAATCCACGGAAGCCAAACTGCGGGAGCAGCAGGGGTTAA